The Miscanthus floridulus cultivar M001 chromosome 7, ASM1932011v1, whole genome shotgun sequence genome includes a region encoding these proteins:
- the LOC136463235 gene encoding GDSL esterase/lipase At5g45910-like yields MASALMLTLLLCASSWVVAAAAQNYSAIFNFGDSITDTGNLCTNGRPSQITFTQPPYGETYFGTPTCRCSDGRVVVDFLSTQFGLPFLPPSKSSSADFKQGANMAITGATAMDAPFFRSLGLSDKIWNNGPISFQLQWFQQIATAVDCGQSCKSYLANSLFVFGEFGGNDYNAMIFGGYSIEQARKYTPKIVNTISRGIDKLIGMGATDIVVPGVLPIGCFPIYLTIYQSSNSSDYDDLGCLSSFNDLSTYHNTLLQKRVGIIQSRHRKTARIMYADFYSAVYDMVRNPQTYGFSSVFETCCGSGGGKYNYQNSARCGMSGASACANPAAHLSWDGIHLTEAAYKQITDGWLKGPYGRPPILHS; encoded by the exons ATGGCGTCTGCTCTGATGCTGACCCTGCTGCTCTGCGCGTCGTCGTGGGTggtcgcggcggcggcgcagaaCTACAGTGCCATCTTCAACTTCGGCGACTCCATCACGGACACGGGCAACCTGTGCACCAACGGCAGGCCGTCGCAGATCACGTTCACGCAGCCGCCCTACGGCGAGACCTACTTCGGCACGCCGACGTGCCGCTGCTCCGACGGCCGCGTCGTCGTCGACTTCCTGA GCACCCAGTTCGGGCTGCCGTTCCTGCCGCCGTCCAAGTCGAGCAGCGCGGACTTCAAGCAGGGCGCCAACATGGCGATCACGGGCGCGACGGCCATGGACGCCCCCTTCTTCCGCTCGCTCGGGCTCTCCGACAAGATCTGGAACAACGGGCCCATCAGCTTCCAGCTCCAGTGGTTCCAGCAGATCGCCACCGCCGTCGACTGCGGACAAA GCTGTAAGAGCTACCTGGCCAACTCCCTCTTCGTGTTCGGCGAGTTCGGCGGCAACGACTACAACGCCATGATCTTCGGTGGCTACTCCATCGAGCAGGCCAGGAAATACACCCCCAAGATCGTCAACACCATCTCCAGGGGCATTGAT AAACTGATCGGGATGGGCGCGACGGACATCGTCGTCCCCGGGGTGCTGCCCATCGGGTGCTTCCCCATCTACCTCACCATCTACCAGAGCTCCAACAGCAGCGACTACGACGACCTCGGCTGCCTCAGCAGCTTCAACGACCTGTCCACGTACCACAACACGCTGCTGCAGAAGAGGGTGGGCATCATCCAGAGCAGGCACAGGAAGACGGCGCGGATCATGTACGCCGACTTCTACTCAGCCGTCTACGACATGGTCCGGAACCCACAGACCTACG GGTTCAGCTCGGTGTTCGAGACGTGCTGTGGATCAGGCGGCGGCAAGTACAACTACCAGAACAGCGCGCGGTGCGGCATGTCGGGCGCCTCCGCGTGCGCCAACCCGGCGGCGCACCTCAGCTGGGACGGCATCCACCTCACCGAGGCCGCGTACAAGCAGATCACCGACGGCTGGCTCAAGGGGCCTTACGGCCGCCCGCCCATCCTGCACAGCTAA